A window of Phocoena phocoena chromosome 6, mPhoPho1.1, whole genome shotgun sequence contains these coding sequences:
- the TOR4A gene encoding torsin-4A produces the protein MDRGQPSPEPAAADHVAPGPSVIAPVCAVVRLRRRVRLLRKRCLPPTAARPDSEPQAPRAHPDQPQFFTFDGPAELSSRPPRKKRRRSRVVLYPETSRKYRPRVERRSRAQRCLLLLVAIVGFQVLNAIENLDDNAQRYDLDGLEKALQRAVFGQPAAVERIVALLRDYLATHVHSRPLLLALHGPSGVGKSHVGRLLARHFRAVLEDGALVLQYHARHHCPEPRAAEDCRQELARRVADVVARAEADEKTPLLVLDDVELLPPALLDELHGFLQPQRSHHFHNAIYVLLSGNGGAEVTRFVLQNASRALALRADGAHGAGAAAVAAQAEEELRASLRALLVREHPLWQVATIVPFLLLDKGDVVNCFRDEMAGEGFFPEQARAELLAAQLSYYRVAGREFAVTGCKQVVATVNLL, from the coding sequence ATGGACCGCGGCCAGCCCAGTCCGGAGCCCGCGGCAGCGGACCACGTCGCCCCCGGCCCGAGCGTGATCGCGCCCGTGTGCGCCGTGGTCCGCCTGCGCCGCCGCGTGCGCCTCCTGCGCAAGCGGTGCCTCCCGCCTACGGCCGCGAGGCCGGACTCCGAGCCCCAGGCGCCGCGCGCGCACCCGGACCAGCCTCAGTTCTTCACCTTCGACGGCCCGGCGGAGCTGTCCTCGAGGCCGCCGCGAAAGAAGCGCCGGCGCAGCCGCGTGGTGCTCTACCCCGAGACGTCGCGCAAGTACCGGCCGCGCGTGGAGCGCCGGAGCCGCGCGCAGCGTTGCCTGTTGTTGCTCGTGGCCATCGTGGGCTTCCAGGTGCTCAACGCCATCGAGAACCTGGACGATAACGCGCAGCGCTATGACCTTGATGGGCTGGAGAAGGCGCTGCAGCGTGCCGTGTTCGGCCAGCCGGCGGCCGTGGAGCGCATCGTGGCGCTGCTGCGGGACTACCTGGCCACGCACGTGCACAGCCGCCCGCTGCTCCTGGCGCTGCACGGGCCCAGCGGCGTGGGCAAGAGCCATGTGGGCCGCCTGCTGGCGCGCCACTTCCGCGCGGTGCTCGAGGACGGCGCGCTCGTGCTGCAGTACCACGCGCGGCACCACTGCCCCGAGCCGCGCGCCGCGGAGGACTGCCGCCAGGAGCTGGCGCGGCGCGTGGCCGACGTCGTGGCGCGGGCCGAGGCGGATGAGAAGACCCCGCTCCTGGTTCTGGACGACGTGGAGCTCCTGCCGCCGGCGCTGCTGGACGAGCTGCACGGCTTCCTGCAGCCGCAGCGCTCGCACCACTTCCACAATGCCATCTACGTGCTCCTCAGCGGCAATGGCGGCGCGGAGGTCACGCGCTTCGTGCTGCAGAACGCGTCCCGCGCGCTGGCCCTGCGCGCAGACGGCGCCCACGGGGCCGGGGCCGCGGCGGTGGCGGCACAGGCCGAGGAGGAGCTGCGCGCCAGCCTGAGGGCGCTCCTGGTCCGCGAGCACCCGCTGTGGCAGGTCGCGACTATCGTGCCCTTCCTGCTGCTGGACAAGGGGGACGTGGTCAACTGCTTCCGGGACGAGATGGCCGGGGAGGGCTTCTTCCCGGAGCAGGCCCGCGCCGAGCTCCTGGCCGCGCAGCTCAGTTACTACCGCGTGGCTGGCCGCGAGTTCGCCGTCACTGGCTGCAAGCAGGTGGTGGCCACGGTGAACCTCTTGTAG